A genomic region of Miscanthus floridulus cultivar M001 chromosome 3, ASM1932011v1, whole genome shotgun sequence contains the following coding sequences:
- the LOC136542336 gene encoding LRR receptor-like serine/threonine-protein kinase GSO1 has protein sequence MAIARPFLAPLMIVALVLLSCMAAAADDGDVLLLVKSTFVDDPQGVLAGWNASAGASGFCSWAGVACDEAGLRVVGLNLSGAGLAGTVPRAVARLDALEAIDLSSNTLTGSVPAALGGLANLQVLLLYSNQLTGEIPASLGALSALQVLRLGDNPGLSGSIPDALGRLGNLTVLGLASCNLTGPIPVSLGQLGELTALNLQQNALSGPIPRGLAGLASLQVLSLAGNQLTGAIPPELERLAGLQKLNLGNNSLVGAIPPQLGALGELQYLNLMNNSLTGRVPRTLAALSRVRTIDLSGNMLSGALPAELGRLPELTFLVLSDNQLTGSVPGDLCGGDEAESSSLEHLMLSTNNFTGEIPEGLWRCRALTQLDLANNSLSGGIPASLGELGNLTDLLLNNNSLSGELPRELFNLTELQTLALYHNELSGRLPDAIGRLVNLEVLYLYENQFAGEIPESIGDCASLQLIDFFGNRFNGSIPASMGNLSQLIFLDFRQNELSGVIPPELGECQQLEILDLADNALSGSIPETFGKLRSLEQFMLYNNSLSGAIPDGMFECRNITRVNIAHNRLSGSLLPLCGTAMLLSFDATNNSFDGGIPAQLGRSSSLQRVRLGFNMLSGPIPPSLGGIAALTLLDVSSNALTGGIPATLAQCKQLSLIVLSHNRLSGAVPNWLGSLPQLGELTLSNNEFAGAIPVQLSNCSKLLKLSLDNNQINGTVPPELGSLVSLNVLNLAHNQLSGLIPTAIAKLSSLYELNLSQNYLSGPIPPDIGKLQELQSLLDLSSNNLSGHIPALLGSLSKLEDLNLSHNALVGAVPSQLAGMSSLVQLDLSSNQLEGKLGTEFGRWPEAAFDDNAGLCGSPLRGCGSRNSHSALHAATIALVSAAVTLLIVLLIIMLTLMAVRRRAQGGEVNCTAFSSSSSGSANRQLVVKGSARREFRWEAIMEATANLSDQFAIGSGGSGTVYRAELSTGETVAVKRIAHMDSDMLLHDKSFTREVKILGRVRHRHLVKLLGFVTSRECGGGGGMLVYEYMENGSLYDWLHGGSDGRKKQTLSWDARLKVAAGLAQGVEYLHHDCVPLIVHRDIKSSNVLLDGDMEAHLGDFGLAKAVAENRQAAFGNDFTESASCFAGSYGYIAPECAYSLKATERSDVYSMGIVLMELVTGLLPTDKTFVGDMDMVRWVQSRMDAPLPAREQVFDPALEPLAPREESSMTEVLEVALRCTRAAPGERPTARQVSDLLLHVSLDYYRACEKR, from the exons ATGGCAATAGCGCGGCCGTTCTTGGCGCCGCTGATGATAGTGGCGCTGGTTCTTCTTTCatgcatggcggcggcggcggacgacgGCGACGTGCTGCTGCTGGTGAAGAGCACGTTCGTCGATGATCCCCAGGGGGTCTTGGCGGGCTGGAACGCCAGCGCTGGCGCGTCGGGGTTCTGTTCCTGGGCCGGCGTGGCGTGCGACGAGGCGGGGCTCAGGGTCGTGGGCCTCAACCTGTCTGGCGCCGGGCTGGCCGGGACAGTGCCCCGCGCGGTGGCGCGTCTCGACGCGCTGGAGGCGATCGACCTGTCGTCGAACACGCTCACGGGCTCCGTCCCGGCGGCGCTCGGCGGGCTGGCCAACCTCCAGGTGCTGCTACTCTACTCCAACCAGCTCACGGGCGAGATACCGGCGTCGCTGGGGGCGCTCTCGGCGCTCCAGGTGCTCCGCTTGGGAGACAACCCGGGCCTGTCGGGCTCCATCCCGGACGCGCTTGGCAGGCTCGGCAACCTGACCGTGCTCGGCCTCGCCTCCTGCAACCTCACTGGCCCGATCCCGGTGAGCCTCGGGCAGCTCGGCGAACTCACGGCGCTGAACCTGCAGCAGAACGCGCTGTCCGGGCCGATACCGCGTGGCCTCGCCGGCCTGGCGAGCCTCCAGGTGCTCTCGCTCGCCGGCAACCAGCTCACGGGCGCGATACCGCCGGAGCTCGAGAGGCTCGCGGGGCTCCAGAAGCTCAACCTTGGGAATAACTCGCTGGTGGGCGCCATACCGCCGCAGCTCGGCGCGCTTGGCGAGCTCCAGTACCTCAACCTCATGAACAATAGCCTCACCGGCCGCGTCCCGCGCACGCTCGCCGCGCTCTCCCGCGTGCGCACGATCGACCTGTCCGGCAACATGCTCTCTGGCGCGCTGCCCGCCGAGCTCGGCCGGCTGCCGGAGCTTACTTTCTTGGTACTATCCGACAACCAACTCACCGGCAGCGTCCCCGGCGACCTGTGCGGCGGCGATGAAGCGGAGTCTAGTAGCCTCGAGCACCTTATGCTCTCCACGAACAACTTCACCGGGGAGATACCGGAGGGGCTCTGGCGGTGCCGGGCGCTGACGCAGCTCGACCTGGCAAACAACAGCCTCTCCGGCGGTATCCCAGCCTCGCTCGGCGAGCTCGGCAACCTGACGGACCTGCTGCTCAACAACAACAGCCTCTCCGGCGAGCTGCCGCGAGAGCTCTTCAATCTCACCGAGCTCCAAACACTGGCATTGTATCACAACGAGCTCAGCGGTCGGCTGCCGGACGCCATCGGCCGCCTCGTGAACCTGGAGGTGCTGTACCTGTACGAGAACCAGTTTGCCGGCGAGATACCGGAGTCCATCGGGGACTGCGCGAGCTTGCAGCTGATCGATTTCTTCGGGAACCGGTTCAACGGGAGCATACCGGCGTCCATGGGGAACCTGTCGCAGCTGATCTTTCTCGACTTCAGACAAAACGAGCTGTCCGGCGTGATCCCGCCGGAGCTGGGTGAGTGCCAGCAACTCGAAATCCTTGATTTGGCCGACAATGCTCTGTCCGGGTCGATTCCCGAGACGTTCGGGAAGCTCCGTTCGCTGGAGCAGTTCATGCTGTACAACAACTCGCTCTCCGGCGCCATCCCGGACGGCATGTTCGAGTGCCGGAACATCACGAGGGTCAACATCGCGCACAATCGGCTCAGCGGCAGCCTCCTGCCGCTCTGCGGCACTGCGATGCTGCTGTCGTTCGACGCCACCAACAACTCCTTCGACGGCGGGATCCCCGCGCAGCTGGGCCGGTCGTCGTCGCTCCAGCGCGTGCGCCTGGGGTTCAACATGCTCTCCGGGCCGATCCCGCCGTCGCTCGGCGGCATCGCCGCGCTGACGCTGCTGGACGTGTCAAGCAACGCGCTCACCGGCGGCATCCCCGCGACGCTGGCGCAGTGCAAGCAGCTCAGCCTCATCGTCCTCAGTCACAATCGCCTGTCAGGGGCGGTTCCGAACTGGCTGGGCTCGCTGCCGCAGCTCGGCGAGCTGACACTCTCCAACAACGAGTTCGCCGGAGCAATCCCGGTGCAGCTCAGCAACTGCTCCAAGCTCCTGAAGCTGTCGCTCGACAACAACCAGATCAATGGAACAGTGCCGCCTGAGCTCGGCAGCTTGGTGTCCCTCAACGTGCTGAATCTCGCACACAACCAGCTCTCGGGTCTGATTCCGACGGCGATCGCAAAATTGAGCAGTCTCTATGAGCTGAATCTGTCACAGAATTACCTGTCCGGCCCGATCCCTCCGGATATCGGCAAGCTGCAAGAGTTGCAGAGCCTGCTGGACTTGAGCAGCAACAATCTTAGTGGCCACATCCCTGCATTACTCGGTTCACTCTCCAAGCTTGAAGACCTGAACCTGTCCCACAATGCTCTGGTTGGCGCGGTGCCGTCGCAGCTCGCTGGAATGAGTAGCTTGGTGCAGCTGGACCTGTCCAGCAACCAGCTGGAAGGGAAGCTGGGCACTGAGTTCGGCCGGTGGCCGGAGGCTGCGTTCGACGACAATGCAGGGCTCTGCGGTAGCCCCTTGAGAGGTTGCGGCAGCAGAAACAGCCATTCGGCGCTGCACGCGGCGACCATCGCGTTGGTGTCTGCGGCGGTCACGCTGTTGATTGTGCTCCTGATCATCATGCTTACGCTGATGGCAGTGCGCCGCCGGGCCCAGGGAGGTGAGGTTAACTGCACGGCGTTCTCGTCGTCGAGCTCGGGCAGCGCAAACCGGCAGCTCGTCGTCAAGGGCTCGGCGCGGCGGGAGTTCCGGTGGGAGGCGATCATGGAGGCCACGGCGAACCTGAGCGACCAGTTCGCCATCGGGTCCGGCGGGTCGGGCACGGTGTACAGGGCGGAGCTGTCCACTGGCGAGACGGTGGCCGTGAAGAGGATCGCGCACATGGACAGCGACATGCTGCTGCACGACAAGAGCTTCACGCGGGAGGTCAAGATCCTGGGCCGCGTCCGTCACCGGCACCTGGTCAAGCTGCTCGGCTTCGTCACGTCCCGcgagtgcggcggcggcggcggcatgctcGTGTACGAGTACATGGAGAACGGCAGCCTCTACGACTGGCTGCACGGCGGCAGCGATGGCCGGAAGAAGCAGACGCTCAGCTGGGACGCGCGTCTCAAGGTCGCCGCCGGGCTGGCGCAGGGCGTGGAGTACCTCCACCACGACTGTGTGCCGCTGATCGTGCACCGGGACATCAAGTCCAGCAACGTGCTCCTCGACGGCGACATGGAGGCGCACCTCGGCGACTTCGGCCTCGCCAAGGCCGTCGCCGAGAACCGGCAGGCCGCCTTCGGCAACGACTTCACCGAATCAGCTTCCTGCTTCGCCGGATCATACGGGTACATCGCTCCAG AGTGTGCTTACTCCCTGAAGGCGACGGAGAGGAGCGACGTCTACAGCATGGGCATCGTGCTGATGGAGCTCGTCACCGGGCTCTTGCCGACCGACAAGACCTTCGTCGGCGACATGGACATGGTGAGGTGGGTGCAGTCGAGGATGGACGCGCCGTTGCCGGCCCGGGAGCAGGTGTTCGATCCTGCGCTGGAGCCGCTGGCGCCGCGTGAGGAGTCGTCGATGACGGAGGTGCTGGAGGTGGCGCTCCGGTGCACCAGGGCGGCGCCGGGGGAGAGGCCGACTGCGCGGCAGGTCTCCGATCTGCTGCTCCATGTTTCGCTCGATTACTATCGCGCCTGCGAGAAGCGTTAG